DNA sequence from the Gouania willdenowi chromosome 21, fGouWil2.1, whole genome shotgun sequence genome:
tcatttaattggaattggaaaaaatactggtcaattgagttgtaattgaacataggtaGATGAAAACgttattgtaactgaaaaatgtaattgaccccaaccctggttagggtaacaaatggtTAAGCTAATGAATGACTCAAGATAAGTGTTACTAAGTATTCTATTCTTTTCACTTTCACAAACATGTGCACTAatcttgttttaaaaaaacacaacaactaattctatagaaaaaaatgtctccgGTGTTgccaaaaatgtgttatttaaaaatggggtcatgacctgaaaaaggttggaaatgaCTGGTCTAATGCTTGAGTTTATATTAGCTAAATTAGCTAAAGAGGCTATTCGGTTGCTGATGAGAATGctttattttctctgtgttttccaACAGGGTGTGAATGCAGCCTTTGATGTCCTCCTTATCTGTAATGTTAATGTCTATGAACTGAGCCAGAAACTTCTCCTTAGGAAGAATGGATTTGACGTGAGTTACACACTCCCCTCATATTTCTTTCTGTCATAAACaatgcactttttatttatctaatgCCACATCATGTGTGGTGTCTAAGGATTCTTACTGGAATCGCTATTAGCAAGAAATGGTGATATTTCACTGACAGGTGAGCGAGATGTTCCGGATGGGTCTGCTGAGGCGATTGGCTCTGATGCTTCTGGGAGGGCTTTCTATGCTGTATGCTCGTTGGAGGATCATGGGAACGGGACCACCAGCGTTTACTGAAGTGGACAACCCTGCCTCATTTGCAGAAAATGTATTCCTCCGAGTGAGTTTCACTTGctttaatacattaaaaaaaaaaaaaaccctcaaaatacGATTTATTAAGACATTTTTACCTGAAATACTATTAAATATTCAATAAGACTGTCATTCTTATTAATTCCAGcgagttcattttgtcttttttttaaatatatgttaagtttttatttattcagacaaggtttttcaggaaatttttatttttattagggaTACATCAgagcaatcacctctgaggaagactggcaatcgacagttgaaacatgtaaGGAgagaaaaatcctgaaaaacctggtctgaataaatgaaaccttaacatatattatTCTAATTATTGTTAAGATTATTATCTTTGTAAACATATATATTGACTTGAAATGTGGATATTGAATCTTTTTCCCCCCATTCTTTTCTCCATCACGACCCCCCCTCCTGCTCTTCTGTGCTGGGCAGATTGTGAACTATAATTACTACTACTCTCTTAATGCCTGGCTGCTGCTGTGTCCCTGGTGGCTGTGTTTCGATTGGTCCATGGGCTGTGTGCCTCTCATTAAGTCGGCGTCTGATTGGAGGATGgtgtggctgctgctgctttggtgCATTCTGATAGGCTTGATAGGCCAAGCCTTGTGCTCACAGGACATTCAGAGGAGGAGGTACGGATGGAGGCACGGCGCTCTCACACTTTAACACTCCAAGTGCAAGTTGGCATCTCCTGCTGCAGACGTTCTTATGAAAATAGTCTCACTTTCACAGACTTTCGCATTAATATGATTAATATTGAAAAGTTTAAGccactgtgtgtatttacatcagtatatacagtattccaaataattaaaaagcagTTTATGATTTCCACGTATAACGTTCCTGCTGTTCTTTGACCCTTCCAGGACACTGACCCTGGGTCTGGTGCTGCTGTTGGTCCCTTTCCTGCCTGCCTCAAACGTCTTTTTCAGAGTAGGCTTTGTCATTGCTGAGCGAGTGCTCTACTTGTCCTCAGCTGGTTACTGCCTGCTGCTGGCCTATGCACTGGGACTCTGTTTCTGTCGCTGCTCCAAATACAGGGTAggatttaaaatataatgtccTGCAGAAGATCTAAATGTCACCCCcaaatatactgtacacatattCAATCAAAATCTTTTGTCATGCTTTCAGTTTGACagctttaaccctcctattatccttccttcattcattcattcattcattcattcattcattcattcattcattcacttaatttttgtttttttcgagCAGgtacaagaaaacaaaaaacaaaaggaccAAAAACAACTCTTTGTGTATAAGGAAACtacaacagagaaaaacaatcagAGATGTTCAGAATAATATATAAGAGCCATGTACAcaaatatctgtaataatatGTCTGCTCAAAAgggagtgggaagaagaaagATTTATTGAATCCCACCCTCATTTTTCACCATATTGCTTCTGTCTGTTTGACCTTATACaagaatacaatgtaaaaaatacCAACAAGGGTTCACTGttttttatcattcaaaaaacattagttgactttattatttatttatttttttaatgacttttcatgaatgtgcaccccactgatggtggcgctgcaggaaaggtcatatcatcaccacaaccaatagggttcaaaCTCTTGTGGTCAACTATATAccaaaactattcaagataaatatttctaatttGAAAGACtttcctgatggtggcgctagagaacaggttaaggtttcattatcaaggggttatttatgtatttaactaatcaacaaagtgtctgacacaaaaactctGGAAATCATTTTCTGCAGGCAAATATttctggggtcaaattgaccccaagggtaaaatgtgttagcaATATTAGAGGATCATAGGAGGGTTAAAGGTTAACATACTCTCCTTATTGCTAATacatatatttgtgcattttgagaTATTAATAGCACATTTTAGGGAATTATAAACTGGCATTGATCATCTTTATTATCCCCTGCtgggggacagcttttctcagaaatagTTTAAGATACGagaaccaaattcggtgtgtggcttcagggtatcaataccttgatggagtttgaaaatgagaagcgtgcaatttttttttccggagttattgcccttgttctctttttttttactctgttcgagatATCTTCaaaagggacagcttttctcagaaactgtttaagatatgataaccaaatttggtgtgtagcttcagggtatcaataccttgatggagttcgaaaatgagaaacgTGCAACTATTTTTTCCAGACTTATTGCCCTTgattttttactctgttcgaggtatcttcaaaggggacagcttttcttagaaaatgtttaagatagtaattttatattctgatgtgataatattttcttatgtaaacatttaagttagatttaggacttttaggaaaaggttgtgagttataatgacaaccaatctgttggaggatgttgatgactatcttctttttttccattcTCTTGCTCAGTTGTTCCATTTACTAAAATTAAAGTGTTTGCCACAAAGGTTACATCACTGACTCACTGCTTTTCCAAAACATTGTTAATGCAAAGTTTCCACATGTTACAGACCATTATAACACATAAGCGCTGGCTGATGAATTTTCTGTAATGGATTGAGAACAGCGAGTGGCATTGTTAGtgttgcagaaatacattttaaagttattaaCTCCCAGTGCCTCACAGGCTTTTATTGATAACGCtcttgtcattttaaatgtcacCTTTTGTCTTTTTGCAGAGGTTGCTGTGTATCATGGTGCTGGCACTTTTATGCCTCTATGTGGTTCGCTGCGCTCTCCGCAGTCACCAGTGGCGGTCAGAACAAAGCCTTTTCATCAGTGCCCTTTCTGTCTGCCCGCTCAATGCAAAGGTGACATGGACTCCAGTTCGTCTAAAGACAATCTTTAATTCAAACTTACACATGCAAACAGTATACACTTTGTGATGATGACGCACACTTAATGTTCTAATCACCATTTCAGGTGCACTATAATGTTGGGAAGAACCTTGCAGACCGAGGGAACAGTACAGCTGCTATTATATATTATAGAGAGGCTGTAAGGTACGACGATACACAAGCTTTTAAGTGTTATTGTGGAaaaatttatttgatttataaaGAACACTACCTTTTATCAGTCAATCTGGTAATAACAAACAGTGGCCAGAATCAACACACAACATTCATGAGGGAGCAACAAGCTAAGCTCGTCCTCTCCTTTCAATGATTTTCCAAAAAGAAATTAACCCTAATTACATTACAAAACATGATATATAATTAATATTGTTAAATTCATGTAATGTATATAGAACCACAAgattacaaaaataagaaattaaatAAGTATTAATTTTAAATCCAAAAGCAACGATTATGATGATCAGTCACACACACGACcatgacaaataaacaaaaggaaggaAATCCCTGTTGAACAAAGCCAGAGGACAtcagaaaaatattaatatatgcCACCACAAGTTGTATCTATAAatacatttcttattttttgtaatcatgttttgtaatgttatttttgtcacatgaccacacgGGTGTTTTAGATCACGTTACCTTTATAAGGAAGTGTACCCATTGTTGGTGCTCTGTCTGATGAAGGGCGTGAGCCTGAAACATTACACTTCTCATATCTGCTGTGCAGACTcacttttgctacttttaattATCATGAAAGCAGCACTACAACAGGGTGGACCATGACCCCAAAGTGTGTCAGACGCTTTTTGGGAGAGTTTTTGTTtgggcaaaataaataaataaataaataaataataaatggggGTATAAAAATACCACATGCTTTTATATTATGTCTATTCAAACTTTAgggaaacaaaaataacacttttttgaGACATTTAGTCATTTGACATTTGAGTTATTCCTTGAAAATCTTTTCAAGAACTAATGATCTAGATTCATGGTCCCcaacctttaaaataaaatacctgaAACACTTGTGAAAATTAAACCcattcaacttttattttgtactcTGAAATCACCACTGGTTTACATTAATGAATCTGGTTGCTAGTATTCCTAGCTTGAATGTTAACTAATCAAATTTTAAGTAggtgttttttaaagtaattgtttccCAAGTGAATGATGTTGACCTCCTCTATAAACACTAGGTAATACCAGTGTATTAATGTGTATAGTTACAGTTTAAACAAGATCTACAAACTTGAATCCAAGTAAAGAACTTGTGTtcctttttactttctcctcaGTACATTTGGTTTGTGTTGACTCGTGTTGCATGTTGTGTTTCTGACCAGACTTCATCCAACCTACGTCCATGCAATGAACAACCTAGGAAACATCCTAAAGGAAAAGAATGAGCTCGTGGAGGCAGAGGAGCTTCTGTCCAAAGCAGTTTCTATTCAGTTGGTTTTCATGCAGACTCAATATTAGCTCTACTCTATGAATCACCTCCTCTTACACACCTACTGTACATGTGAACCCTTCATAGGCCGGACTTCGCTGCAGCGTGGATGAACCTGGGGATAGTTCAGAACAGCCTGCAGAAGTTTGAAAAAGCAGAGCAGAGTTACTGGAACGCCATTCGTTTCCGGAGAAAATACCCAGACTGCTACTACAACCTCGGCCGCTTGGTGAGCTCCCGAGCAATTGTGATATTCTGGGTGGATGGCTGgatgtcaaagtcattttagttcaggggccaaatatgtaAATGATCATGTGGAAGGCCTagccaagcaataagtgacagatttcagtccctgccagaatagaatagaatattaattaatttatactttattgatccacagaggggaaattcacttTTGCAACAACTTGGCTTGGGTGATAAAACagtaactatatatatatatatatatatagatgtaatcaataacaatagtaaatgtGTGATAGAATGTTAATAAATTTCACTGAGCTCTGTTTGAAAAAAATCCGGAAACAACCCCTGACCCAGAACCGCAATGAACTTTGGGGGATGTAGGCAGAGCAACGGCTTGAGCTTCTCCAAAGTCACTGTGTACACTAGTAGTTTCATGTTTTACCACCTGAAATGATGACCTGAGCAAACGTCGCAGTCAGAGTGCGCTGccgacgcacgcacgcacgcacacacacacacacacactcatcacagcctacctgaagctgcaaaacagcatccaacaaagtgaaccagtcaaAGATCGTCCGCCAGATCCACTCAAAGTTCCTGCAAACACattgacagagagagagatgcaCACTGGAAACTCCACTAAAgcttgctaagctaacccaccgacacataaGACTGGGCTGAGAGCGAACGCAAAGATTTACttacacttgtatggaaggctAAAAGCTAAAATGTCACCTGCCgtatgaaataatttaatttaattatatttcatgtgttcacagacaaaacaggccccattagacagtaatgtaactattgtgactAGTACACCAGAATACAGTATACTGTTAGTACTGCTCtcagtaattaatgattaaatcatcaagtctgatctggtttaattataggaaatcagagaaatgtttatcaaccataactttatgtaacatACCCTGCTAATTTTTTCATGTCAGTGatgtttacagtatgtttatAAACTgtgttgcacattttgtttgattaagcatttattgaatgtatatatttgtacattgaacattttattattctataGCTTATTTgacctctttttaaatgttaaatattatgtttaaaataaaagtatttctatttggCATTTTTTCTTCTAGTCTTTGATttgaataggttaaaaaaaactaatcaataattatcgATATCGACTGGTATGAAACACTTATATTGTGATAGATATTTCAAGTATATCACCCAGCTCTAGCagcaacataataaaaaaaaaagcacacggtaagaaactaaaataaatattaacatgaGATAATAGTGCACATGTAAGAACTGTAGGTCAGACataaattggaaaaaacaagaacaaaacaagtGCGGTGTTGTTTGCAGTGACGATTATTGTGTTAAACGGTGGAGttaatcttcactttaaatctcCTTGAGTTTGTGATTTTGTCTAATTAAATATTATGGAATCATTTGAGGGTGGAGCAggattttgagttattttgacAATTTGAGATTGAAAATAACTAACATGTCAGCTTGCCAATAAAATTGTTTCattgagtttgtgtttttgaaaaaaaatggatatttACAAGTGAATTAGTGGCATCTAATTTGGCTCACAGGAGaaggtaaaaatgacagaaaaaacatgaatcactgtgtaaaatACCCTTTAtaggctggatttggcccccgtgccttgagtttgactcgTGTCCTCTTGGTGTTTTCCACACATTAAATCCTGGCTGTCTCTCTTCCTTACAGTATGCTGATCAGAACCGACACGTGGAAGCTCTGAATGCTTGGAGAAATGCCACTGTGTTGAAACCAGACCATAGCTTGGCCTGGAACAACATGGTCATCCTGCTGGACAACACTGGTAGATGCAAACAGTTCATATTTATACACAATGTAATGGATTCAAGTGGAAAATGTTTTCTGACTTTGTGGCGGTTGCAGATTATTACAGTTAGAAATTTGTAGTgattttacagagccaggaaATCCAAATGGCCAACAAGATTAGACCGGAAGAGCAGGAATCAGCAATGCTTGAAATTTATGTATTAAAGCTTTGTGTTGTGAGTTTTCAGAGCCATTCTTCCCTGCCGTGTGGAGAATGCTCTGATTTTTTCAACCGCTCAAGCCGTTTTGTCTGAAGCTGCTCCCGTAAGGGCGGAGTTTCCCAGGAGGGCACTGGAACTGTCCAATCAGGGCTTGGGATGTTCTTGATCAAACATGGACGAGCACAGCTAGAACAGCGGCCCCTCAGTGTCCCCCCcctccccaccaccaccaccaccaccacatttGTTCCCCTAAATCTGACAGAAATAATTCCTCCCTTCTTTCCAGCTCCTTCACAAAcgcagagagaagaagaacaatGGGTGTCATTTTAGGAATTGGGAATATTGTTTTCTCTTTGGTGTTTACCCCTCCTCGTTTGTTTTGATCATTGCACAAACAAAAGACCAAATCAGTGAAGATTCAGACTGTTCAAacgggtctttttttttttttttgttggtaaaTTGTATCTGAAGGTTACAGGTCATGActcagacagacaaacagagggATAAACAATTGAAGTCATttcctgtctgtctgtttgtatGTCTGTCTGAGTCTTTCTTCATTTCTGGCCAGACATCAGACAAATCTGTGACGGAGATCAATAAATCAGTGGGCTATGTGTTCAGCCTTAATTAGAAGAATAAACCATCCCTCCATGTGGGGAAGAAGAAGCTCTGCTCCAACTGCTGTTGACTAACTCAGTCCAATCTTCAGAATAGTGGCTGTTTAAAACACTGATGTCTTTGTGCCTGTAGATGTAAATATGCTCAGTGTATTAGTTTAACATTTAGTATTCATTAGTACATTTCTGGTCTGTTTTTAAGGTAACTTGGGTCAGGCTGAGTTGATCGGCCGAGAGGCTTTAAGGCTCCTTCCCGAAGACCACACCATCATGTTTTCATTGGCCAACGTCCTGGggaaactacagaaatacaaggtctgtcaacaaaaaaaagaacacacacacagaacaatcTTCATGTATTTCTAACAGAGTTAATTTATTGTCTTaagggaaaaaacaaaatagttttctcatctgttgttttttgtctttcccaGGAGTCGGAGGGATTCTTTCTTCATGCTCTTCGGATCAACCCAAATGCTGCCAGTTGCCACGGCAATTTAGGTAAGGCTGTTTTACCCCCACCAACGAATTAATATGTTTTATcggtgtttgtttatttattttttttatttaaatttatttgacagggacaatgtacAAAATACATTGATCTTACGAAAAGATGCTTTGTGCCAGATTTAGCTCATgctaatttgtttgtttgtttccaatctaactttatttataaagcactttaaaaacccAGGAAGAGGgggacaaagtgctgtacaaggTGACAACAGATATATAAAGTACATATACACACTATAAGACAACCGATCTAAAGAAAATGAAACATAAATACCAGTGTACAATAAAATCAATGCATTAAAAACCATACGCCAAAgtaaaaaagtgcatttttacAAGAGACTTAAAAACAGGCAGAGATAAAGCCTCTCTGATGTGAAATGGCAATGTGTTCCACAGCTTTGGACCCACAACTGCAAAAGCTCCATCACCTCTGAGCTTTTTTCTGCTGTCTGGCACACTTAAGGCGCGTttacaccgaacgcgactgaagcgacTGCAGTctcccgtgatgagtcgcttgaattTTGTCTCGCTTTTTGGTTTCTCCATCACTTCATTGCTCCTGTGACGTGACGACCAGGGAATAGTGTGTGTCTGCGGAGCCGGTGGCAGCGATGGGAGGGCTGATGCATCTAGAGGgatgatcacttcttctcctgtCGTACTTTTACAGCTTTTATCATAGACGGTTTAAaagatcaacttacggagttgctaaaggatgagttcactcagaatgtcggcttattcaagaagttaattGCTTTAACTTTGCCCcggtaagttgaggaagtgtacaaCCCTCACGCTGCAGTCGTCTCaatgtagcgggagggaggggctgcagccTTGGCTCTACAAACAGTGACGGCTgggggagttgtcgcttgaagccacttgaaaagttcaaatttttcaactttgagcgactcgCCAGAATCACGCAAGTCGTgtcgcttgaagggaggtccttgacgttgcgtcatttacattcaTTTTGAAAGTATGTcatgtttggtgtgaacacaccttcagAAGTAGCTGGTCAGCTGATGTAAATGCCCAAGCAGGGACTTAGGGGTGAAGAAGGTGTGCCAGATATTTAGGTGCAAGGCGatgcaatgatttaaaaacaaataaaaggagTTTAAAATCAGTCCTAAaacgaacaggcagccagtgtaAAGTGCTCCAGACAGGGGAAATGTGCTCAAATTTCCTTGTGCCAGTTAAAAACCGTGTAGCAACGTTTtgcaatgtttgtttgtgtgttagcTGAATTACATCAAAATTTTACCTAAAGATACACCTTAGGCCATGGAAGAGTTTGTAGGGCATCCGGATAGATAtgtatactgattctggatcagttttggAAATCATTATTGgcaaaaactcatatcttggtTCATATTTGCCTGATCTTTgagatttgactcagttatgtcaggtttgaTCAGATCCAGGCTGCgtatttcattgtgatttttccaaataaaatgtgGTTGCCCATACATTTGCCCATATCTGTATCGCTAACAATGGCGATAGACATTTCTCATAAAACGTGACCtctaaacaaatataaacaccTGTGCTATTGATGAACAGTTTTAGGACGAGCTCCATTCGTCGCAGGTTCTCCACCTAACCACATGCTCTGTGTGTGCTCAGCTGTGTTGTATCATCGCTGGGGAAAGCTGGACTTGGCAAAGAAGCACTATGAGTACGCTTTAAAGTTGGACCCCGAGGCTCCAGGAACCCGAGACAACTACAACATGCTGCTACGCAAAATGGACCAATTCAATCGCAGTTTACCCTGAGGAAATAGGCCTTGGCTACTTTTAAACTAAGTTTTACAAATTTGATCCACTTAGTGTGACTGTATGTCACTGGTGATGACTTTGAGAtcttggaataaaaaaaaattggaaattttATGCTCTTCTGcttatgtttttgttaaaaaaaaaaaaaagaaaaagccttTAGATGGACTTTAGAGAAAGTAAATAATTTAGCTGTGATGTTCAATcagttattaataatacataCGTATGTCAGACTATGGACAGAGATGCAGAGCTTGCTCAACACATCATATCAGTCACTCATGATGAATttgaaaataggaaaaaagaatggattaaaaaacaactttttttccagtcattttaaagatgactAGTTTAATTAGCAAGATGTTTCTGTGGGGGGGggtttgtttttatcataataAAACTAATGTGTAATTTGAAAGGAACGGTTTAGCATTTCTAACTCATACTGGAGACATTACCCTTTACGAGACCCAAGTGTTTTATTCCTAATTAGATTTGGCTGCTCTGCAGACCTCGGTCAGGTTGGCTGCTCAGGGCTGTTTGTTGCCCCGTTTGAAGGCCATGTGGACCTGATCCACGCTGAACCCCATTCTCTTTTCATCTCTGACCCCCATGTTGTGTCAGCTGGACACAGcacccattgtgtgtgtgtgtgtgtgtgtgtgtgcgcgtgtgcgtgacCAGAGAATCTGCTGTATAATTTATTTGCGTTGGACACATTTTTCCAAATGTTTCTATTGTcaaaaccagaggtgtaaagagtactgatatattctactcaagtagaagtactgttacttgagaAGTACAAGCAGAaagtaatacataaaacactcaagtacaagtaaaaagtagctcaattaaatagtattcaaagtaaaagtttctagttactttcacccgcCACATTTATTTTCGGtaatacattttgccacggttctcttgcatacagtaaacatctaatttataaacttaaaaaggaaaagat
Encoded proteins:
- the tmtc4 gene encoding protein O-mannosyl-transferase TMTC4 codes for the protein MALTEVYWDHHIPLPRLAPGLAKIIVALLALLCFVNSYDGEFVFDDSEAIVNNKDLRPTTPLSNIWSNDFWGSNLSSNSSHKSYRPLTVLTFRWNYLVAGDLHPVGFHVLNIILHALVSILMIDIFAILIGGLDYDEKGWIVNHAPKTSLLAAMFFATHPVHTESVAGIVGRADLLCALFFQLSFLTYCKAFNTGSNRDERFSVHWVVVSLSLCAAAMLCKEQGITVLGVNAAFDVLLICNVNVYELSQKLLLRKNGFDVSEMFRMGLLRRLALMLLGGLSMLYARWRIMGTGPPAFTEVDNPASFAENVFLRIVNYNYYYSLNAWLLLCPWWLCFDWSMGCVPLIKSASDWRMVWLLLLWCILIGLIGQALCSQDIQRRRTLTLGLVLLLVPFLPASNVFFRVGFVIAERVLYLSSAGYCLLLAYALGLCFCRCSKYRRLLCIMVLALLCLYVVRCALRSHQWRSEQSLFISALSVCPLNAKVHYNVGKNLADRGNSTAAIIYYREAVRLHPTYVHAMNNLGNILKEKNELVEAEELLSKAVSIQPDFAAAWMNLGIVQNSLQKFEKAEQSYWNAIRFRRKYPDCYYNLGRLYADQNRHVEALNAWRNATVLKPDHSLAWNNMVILLDNTGNLGQAELIGREALRLLPEDHTIMFSLANVLGKLQKYKESEGFFLHALRINPNAASCHGNLAVLYHRWGKLDLAKKHYEYALKLDPEAPGTRDNYNMLLRKMDQFNRSLP